One Epinephelus fuscoguttatus linkage group LG10, E.fuscoguttatus.final_Chr_v1 genomic window carries:
- the LOC125895886 gene encoding uncharacterized protein LOC125895886 produces the protein MEVLPNFSHTCHNLQSALTEPDTVDMLLAKEVTEGFMIGPFDHPPFPVFRISPIGIATRKYSGKKRLIIDLSSPHGSDIPSINSLIPSPDFSMQYATIDHAMALIRLAGHGAWLSKADITSTFKVLPIHPDFWCYFGVCWEGAYYFSIRLTFSCKSRPKIFDSLSEALCWILSNNYRLPYVLHLLDDFLVVTPPSSPPRHGLTTLTSAFSDLGVPLYEEKTSGPGTSIEFLGITLDSMSFQASLPLDKVQRISLLLSNYLLTDRCTKRQLLALLGHLTYAIRIIPQAKSFLSQLLTKAASIPSLHDHVVLDDTCKTEMRMWQQFLSSWDGISFFYDDFITHPEDIQLYTDAAPSVGFGGYYGGRWFAAAWPSEFESLDTESRSPSSALYELYPVIIATLIWGHKWSKKCIISTLTTQQ, from the coding sequence ATGGAGGTGCTTCCTAATTTTTCCCACACATGTCACAATCTTCAATCCGCTCTCACTGAGCCCGACACTGTTGACATGTTACTGGCAAAAGAGGTCACTGAGGGATTTATGATAGGCCCTTTCGATCATCCTCCTTTCCCCGTATTCCGTATCAGTCCCATCGGTATCGCCACACGCAAATACTCGGGGAAAAAGAGGCTGATCATTGACCTGTCGTCCCCACACGGCTCCGACATCCCGAGCATCAACAGCCTTATTCCTAGCCCAGATTTCTCCATGCAGTACGCCACCATTGACCACGCCATGGCACTGATTCGTCTGGCCGGACACGGAGCATGGCTGTCTAAGGCTGATATCACGAGCACATTCAAGGTCTTGCCCATTCACCCCGACTTCTGGTGTTATTTCGGTGTCTGCTGGGAGGGGGCTTACTACTTCTCCATACGTCTCACTTTCAGCTGCAAGAGCCGTCCCAAAATCTTTGACTCCTTATCCGAGGCTCTATGCTGGATCCTCTCCAACAATTACAGGCTCCCCTACGTCCTTCATCTCCTTGACGATTTTCTTGTCGTGACTCCCCCGTCCTCACCTCCTCGCCACGGTCTCACTACACTTACGTCTGCATTTTCTGACCTCGGTGTCCCTCTGTATGAAGAAAAAACTTCAGGACCTGGCACATCCATTGAGTTTCTGGGCATCACTCTGGACTCAATGTCATTCCAGGCTTCACTGCCCTTGGATAAAGTGCAGCGCATCTCGCTGCTCTTGTCTAATTATCTTCTGACAGACAGGTGCACCAAACGCCAGCTGCTCGCTCTCCTCGGGCACCTCACTTACGCCATCCGCATAATTCCACAGGCAAAATCTTTTCTTTCTCAACTGCTGACCAAAGCTGCATCCATTCCCTCTCTCCACGACCACGTGGTTCTGGACGACACTTGTAAAACAGAAATGCGCATGTGGCAGCAATTTCTGTCATCCTGGGACGGCATCTCATTCTTCTATGACGACTTCATCACCCATCCCGAGGACATTCAACTCTACACGGACGCGGCTCCCTCCGTAGGTTTCGGCGGGTATTATGGGGGGAGGTGGTTTGCTGCCGCTTGGCCCTCCGAGTTCGAGTCCCTCGACACAGAGTCACGCTCTCCTTCGTCTGCTCTGTACGAGCTGTACCCCGTGATCATCGCCACTCTAATCTGGGGGCACAAATGGTCAAAAAAATGCATAATATCCACTCTGACAACACAGCAGTAG